In Fluviicola taffensis DSM 16823, the following are encoded in one genomic region:
- a CDS encoding GNAT family N-acetyltransferase produces MIIREAKIEDIPQIQFVRNSVTENTLSDPNLVTDEDCEEFITVRGKGWICEIDSKIVGFSIADLKEHNIWALFLHPDFEKQGIGRKLHDIMLNWYFNQTKETVWLGTAPGTRAEQFYRKSGWKEIGLHGKGEVKFEMTYQDYWSNK; encoded by the coding sequence ATGATTATCAGAGAAGCTAAAATAGAAGATATTCCTCAGATTCAATTTGTTCGGAATTCTGTAACCGAAAACACCTTGTCTGATCCAAATTTGGTGACCGACGAGGATTGTGAAGAGTTTATAACTGTGCGTGGAAAAGGCTGGATTTGCGAAATCGACTCAAAAATTGTAGGTTTTTCAATTGCGGATTTGAAAGAGCACAATATTTGGGCTTTGTTTCTGCATCCCGACTTTGAGAAGCAAGGAATTGGTCGTAAATTACACGATATTATGCTGAATTGGTATTTTAATCAGACGAAAGAAACCGTTTGGTTGGGAACTGCTCCAGGAACGCGCGCTGAACAATTTTACAGAAAGTCTGGTTGGAAAGAGATTGGCTTACATGGAAAAGGAGAGGTGAAATTTGAAATGACATACCAAGATTATTGGTCAAATAAATAA
- a CDS encoding DUF1398 domain-containing protein encodes MFTVSQIQEAHKKVKSGAEFPQYIQEIKRFGVKSFETWVSDSHTVYFGESGFQTESQPKYEKLTVADRTDIDQFKVRLKIHQQGQTDYYTFCKDCAKTGVEKWIMDLNAMTCIYYDKQGNELLLEQIPFP; translated from the coding sequence ATGTTTACAGTCTCGCAAATACAAGAAGCTCACAAAAAAGTGAAATCGGGAGCAGAATTCCCTCAATATATTCAAGAAATCAAGCGATTTGGGGTGAAAAGCTTCGAAACGTGGGTAAGTGATAGCCATACTGTTTATTTTGGAGAAAGTGGTTTTCAAACAGAATCCCAGCCAAAATATGAAAAGCTGACAGTTGCAGATAGAACTGACATCGACCAATTTAAAGTACGCTTGAAAATCCATCAACAAGGTCAGACAGATTACTATACATTTTGCAAAGATTGTGCTAAAACCGGAGTTGAAAAATGGATAATGGATCTCAATGCAATGACTTGTATTTATTACGACAAACAAGGAAATGAATTGTTGCTAGAACAGATACCGTTTCCTTAA
- a CDS encoding DinB family protein — protein sequence MTLANQLAKHLRDVHFGGNWSTVDLKNTLSDLTLEEATTKIYSLNSILAITFHMAYYLDVLIGVLEENVLNGKDELSWVFDTPGTEEEWKIFQETIWEKVERVTLLIEKLPDEKLTKEFLDPKYGTYYRNIAGIIEHVHYHLGQVVIIKKLLAHEK from the coding sequence ATGACTCTAGCAAATCAACTAGCGAAACATTTAAGAGATGTTCATTTTGGAGGAAATTGGAGTACTGTAGATCTAAAAAACACCTTATCGGATTTAACTTTAGAAGAAGCGACTACTAAAATTTATTCATTGAATTCAATTCTTGCAATTACCTTCCACATGGCTTATTATCTGGATGTACTCATTGGCGTTTTGGAAGAAAATGTTTTGAACGGAAAGGATGAATTAAGTTGGGTTTTTGATACTCCTGGAACAGAAGAGGAGTGGAAGATATTCCAAGAAACAATCTGGGAAAAAGTAGAAAGAGTTACATTACTCATCGAAAAATTGCCAGATGAAAAGCTAACAAAAGAGTTCCTGGACCCAAAATATGGAACCTATTACCGAAATATTGCGGGAATTATAGAACACGTACATTATCATTTGGGACAAGTTGTCATCATAAAAAAGCTGCTGGCTCATGAAAAATAA
- a CDS encoding DUF6368 family protein — MGPTCKILLKNPLTDTQLLEIAFYVAEKGEIQEDLRLQAWSFLVKLNQIIPRDFTDKGCVFSIYVWEGLIAEYGGSYEIEENELKQLEQVIGFRPYGHIQLDASCNGVIDHALLGKMASDLLNKFGGFIDFGGILNLNPNESVPGKLINIGIENEEHYYQLGDQIFLDYWLNHNQFRMIK; from the coding sequence ATGGGACCAACTTGCAAAATCTTACTGAAGAATCCACTCACTGATACGCAATTGCTTGAAATAGCTTTTTACGTAGCCGAAAAGGGAGAAATTCAAGAAGATTTAAGATTACAGGCTTGGAGCTTTTTGGTGAAATTAAATCAGATTATTCCAAGAGATTTCACTGATAAAGGATGTGTTTTCTCAATATACGTTTGGGAAGGATTAATTGCTGAATATGGTGGATCATACGAAATAGAAGAAAACGAATTGAAGCAGCTAGAACAAGTAATTGGCTTTCGACCTTATGGACACATTCAATTAGATGCTAGCTGTAATGGAGTAATTGACCATGCTCTTTTAGGGAAAATGGCTTCTGATTTACTGAATAAATTTGGGGGATTTATTGATTTTGGAGGAATTTTGAATTTAAATCCAAATGAATCCGTTCCTGGTAAATTAATAAACATAGGTATTGAAAACGAAGAACATTATTATCAACTGGGCGATCAAATATTTTTAGATTATTGGTTGAATCACAATCAATTTCGGATGATTAAGTAG
- a CDS encoding lipase family protein, whose translation MRMKQNRKLMIVFLILAQTTFGQILKSGFDKSEYIETLKINQKVHIPLDKWDADTNVAYPQDYNFVYRSPVVAFDNIWDLWVHKEKAVALISIQGSVQTEASFLANLYAAMIPAKGEIQLDKDFKFQYQLSENPNAAVHVGWFVAMAYLSKTVVPQIDSCYKAGIKEFVLTGHSQGGGITFLMNSHLESLKKQGKLPVDIRFKTYCSAGPKPGNLYYAYDYERMTAGGWAFNVVNSVDWVPDVPFTVQTVNDFTAVNPFYGAKKIIKKQKFPKNIALKHVYKQMSKPSLKAQKNYEKYLGKMVSQAVKKQIPGYVAPEYYKSNYYVRTGNTIVLYADDAYLKLFSNDPENPNIWQHHLPRQYLFLAEKLSL comes from the coding sequence ATGAGAATGAAACAAAACAGGAAATTAATGATTGTTTTTTTGATCTTAGCTCAAACTACGTTCGGGCAAATTTTGAAATCAGGATTCGATAAATCTGAATATATTGAAACCTTAAAAATCAATCAGAAAGTGCATATTCCTTTGGATAAATGGGATGCAGATACCAATGTTGCTTATCCTCAAGACTATAATTTTGTGTATCGCTCACCAGTTGTTGCGTTCGATAATATTTGGGATTTATGGGTTCACAAAGAGAAAGCGGTTGCATTGATTTCTATTCAGGGTAGTGTTCAAACCGAAGCTAGTTTTTTAGCGAATTTGTACGCAGCAATGATTCCTGCAAAAGGAGAAATTCAGCTGGATAAAGACTTTAAGTTTCAATACCAACTTTCTGAAAATCCGAATGCTGCTGTGCATGTGGGCTGGTTTGTTGCGATGGCTTATCTATCAAAAACGGTTGTTCCACAAATTGATTCCTGTTACAAAGCTGGAATCAAGGAGTTTGTTTTAACGGGACATAGTCAAGGAGGAGGAATTACTTTTTTAATGAATTCTCATTTGGAAAGCTTGAAAAAACAAGGGAAGTTACCAGTAGATATTCGTTTCAAAACGTATTGCAGTGCGGGTCCAAAACCTGGTAATTTGTACTATGCGTATGACTATGAGCGTATGACAGCAGGTGGTTGGGCCTTCAATGTGGTCAATTCTGTTGATTGGGTGCCAGATGTTCCTTTTACAGTTCAAACAGTAAATGATTTTACGGCTGTAAATCCTTTTTATGGAGCTAAAAAAATAATCAAAAAGCAAAAATTCCCAAAGAATATTGCACTTAAACATGTTTACAAACAAATGAGTAAACCAAGTTTGAAGGCTCAAAAAAACTATGAGAAATATTTAGGTAAAATGGTTTCTCAAGCTGTTAAAAAGCAAATTCCAGGTTATGTTGCCCCAGAATATTACAAAAGTAATTACTATGTAAGAACTGGAAACACGATTGTTTTGTATGCAGATGATGCGTATTTGAAACTATTTAGCAATGATCCAGAAAATCCGAATATCTGGCAACATCATTTGCCGAGGCAATATTTGTTCTTAGCTGAAAAACTGAGCTTGTAA